Proteins encoded together in one Labrus bergylta chromosome 20, fLabBer1.1, whole genome shotgun sequence window:
- the armc3 gene encoding armadillo repeat-containing protein 3 isoform X3 → MGKKVKKENETPGKETFEPVLVEGRTPETVVLLLNSTEEDILVKACEAIHTFAEKGDENKVSLLGLGALEPLCKLISHNNKLIRRNALMVLGIMATNGDVQDVLKKMDTIPSIVDKLSPEEDVVVHEFATLCLASLSVDFICKVQISDNKGLPPLIQLLSSPDPDVKKNSLEIIFNLVQHLVLKILHNVTTDEESRMTFREQQGFEKLMAILSNMEFNDLHAEALQVVSNCLSDSETLHLIQEDGGLTRLMEFILTPDTPDIQSNAVICITRVAQNSENRKLLHKQNIEKVLVELLSVPDVNVTTPTCQAVSTMSNHPASKDSFRDLDGIPAVVQLLNNESLILREAATSALVSLTDSNQLNAFAVYEAGGHEVLVQQLCGSCPRTVANSAATLGNMAGQEVIRCSILSHGAIQALVEPLKSTNTQVLVSTAHCLAELTCDTESRAQLQSAGGLQPLINLLHSYHKEVLHNACMVINVCASDKSTAVEMCKLGALEMLQDINQSVNRRSSFSELAMNSLLNSNLSVKYSLTGHLAFTDNISNDFYDAGKACAGQRILTLEELSKQPVNQYRPVIVVNTTKAEETANVPEESQSNPSETDTTKADRRTPMRKKKKEDDRQKEEAEAESPAEKPLKMMDDISLQLLAKQAKESILPLNDEREQYSALARLVSTAMGGAVEMERLHEFAWVLHISKLKYMFQSNVVPIGFIRKGIYCHRALLFKCLADCIGLSCTLVRGEYNRAWNEVLLFDGTPSSNGRSPQPCRYIVDLMHQPGNLLKANSPAAEQYQTI, encoded by the exons ATGGGAAAGAAAGTGAAGAAGGAGAATGAAACTCCAGGCAAGGAGACG TTTGAACCTGTACTTGTTGAGGGCAGGACCCCAGAAACCGTAGTTCTGCTGCTGAACTCCACAGAGGAGGATATCCTTGTCAAAGCATGTGAAGCAATTCACACGTTTGCAGAAAAAG GAGATGAGAACAAAGTCTCTCTGCTGGGACTTGGGGCATTGGAGCCTCTGTGCAAGCTCATCTctcacaacaacaaactgatCAGACGCAATGCTTTGATGGTCTTGGGTATAATGGCTACCAATG GTGATGTACAGGATGTTCTGAAAAAAATGGATACCATTCCATCAATTGTTGACAAACTGTCACCTGAAG AAGATGTAGTTGTCCATGAGTTTGCAACCCTATGCCTGGCCTCCCTGTCAGTGGACTTCATCTGTAAGGTCCAGATCTCTGATAACAAAGGCCTGCCACCTCTGATCCAGCTCCTATCCAGTCCAGACCCTGATGTCAAGAAGAACTCTCTGGAGATCATCTTCAACCTAGTTCAG CATCTGGTTTTAAAGATTCTGCATAATGTCACTACTGATGAAGAATCACGCATGACCTTCAGGGAACAGCAAGGATTTGAGAAGCTCATGGCTATACTCAGTAACATG GAATTCAACGATCTTCATGCTGAGGCCTTGCAGGTAGTTTCTAATTGTTTGAGTGACAGTGAGACTTTACATCTAATCCAAGAGGATGGAGGACTGACGAGGCTGATGGAGTTTATTCTCACCCCCGACACACCTGACATCCAGTCCAATGCTGTTATATGCATCACCAGGGTTGCACAGAACT CTGAGAATCGCAAACTGCTCCATAAGCAGAACATAGAGAAGGTTCTGGTAGAGCTTCTATCTGTTCCGGATGTCAACGTGACGACACCTACCTGCCAAGCTGTGTCCACAATGAGCAACCACCCCGCTAGCAAAGACAGCTTCAGAGACCTTG ATGGAATCCCCGCAGTTGTACAGTTGCTGAATAATGAGAGTTTGATTCTGAGAGAGGCAGCGACCAGTGCCCTCGTCAGCCTGACAGATAGCAACCAGCTCAATGCATT TGCAGTGTACGAGGCAGGAGGCCATGAGGTTCTTGTCCAGCAGCTCTGTGGAAGCTGTCCCAGGACGGTGGCCAATTCTGCAGCCACGCTTGGCAACATGGCCGGACAGGAGGTCATCCGCTGCAGCATCTTGTCACATGGTGCCATACAGGCCCTGGTGGAGCCGTTGAagtccacaaacacacaggtccTGGTCAGCACTGCGCATTGCCTGGCAGAGTTGACCTGTGATACAGAATCTAGGGCACAG CTACAAAGTGCTGGAGGCCTTCAACCACTCATCAATTTGCTGCACTCCTATCACAAGGAGGTGCTGCATAATGCATGCATGGTTATTAACGTCTGTGCCAGTGATAAGTCTACAGCAGTGGAGATGTGCAaacttgg AGCCCTGGAGATGCTTCAGGACATCAACCAATCAGTGAATCGTAGGAGCAGTTTTAGTGAATTGGCTATGAACAGCCTTCTTAACTCCAACTTGTCTGTTAAATACAGCCTTACAGGTCATCTGGCATTCACTGACAATATCAGTAATGACTTCTACGATGCTGGGAAG gCTTGTGCAGGTCAGAGGATACTGACTTTAGAAGAGTTGTCCAAGCAGCCTGTCAACCAGTACCGCCCAGTCATTGTTGTCAACACAACAAAAGCAGA AGAGACAGCGAATGTGCCAGAGGAGAGTCAGAGTAACCCATCAGAAACAGACACCACCAAGGCAGACAGAAGGACACCCAT gagaaagaagaagaaagaggatgacagacagaaagaagaggccGAGGCAGAATCTCCGGCAGAAAAACCATTGAAGATGATGGATGACATTTCATTACAGCTTCTAGCTAAACAGGCTAAAGAATCCATCCTCCCACTGAATGATGAACGAGAGCAGTATTCTGCTCTGGCCAG gttggTCAGTACAGCCATGGGTGGAGCAGTGGAGATGGAAAGGTTGCATGAGTTTGCGTGGGTGCTGCACATCAGCAAGCTGAAATATATGTTCCAGTCGAATGTTGTTCCTATTGGTTTTATCAGAAAGGGAATCTACTGCCATAGGGCACTTCTCTTTAAG TGTCTGGCTGATTGCATTGGACTGAGCTGCACGCTTGTTAGGGGCGAGTACAACCGCGCTTGGAACGAGGTCCTTCTCTTTGATGGAACTCCATCCAGCAATGGTCGCTCACCACAACCGTGTCGCTACATAGTCGACCTCATGCACCAGCCTGGAAACCTGTTAAAGGCTAATAGCCCTGCTGCTGAGCAATACCAGACTATTTAG
- the armc3 gene encoding armadillo repeat-containing protein 3 isoform X4, whose protein sequence is MGKKVKKENETPGKETFEPVLVEGRTPETVVLLLNSTEEDILVKACEAIHTFAEKGDENKVSLLGLGALEPLCKLISHNNKLIRRNALMVLGIMATNGDVQDVLKKMDTIPSIVDKLSPEEDVVVHEFATLCLASLSVDFICKVQISDNKGLPPLIQLLSSPDPDVKKNSLEIIFNLVQEFNDLHAEALQVVSNCLSDSETLHLIQEDGGLTRLMEFILTPDTPDIQSNAVICITRVAQNSENRKLLHKQNIEKVLVELLSVPDVNVTTPTCQAVSTMSNHPASKDSFRDLDGIPAVVQLLNNESLILREAATSALVSLTDSNQLNAFAVYEAGGHEVLVQQLCGSCPRTVANSAATLGNMAGQEVIRCSILSHGAIQALVEPLKSTNTQVLVSTAHCLAELTCDTESRAQLQSAGGLQPLINLLHSYHKEVLHNACMVINVCASDKSTAVEMCKLGALEMLQDINQSVNRRSSFSELAMNSLLNSNLSVKYSLTGHLAFTDNISNDFYDAGKACAGQRILTLEELSKQPVNQYRPVIVVNTTKAEETANVPEESQSNPSETDTTKADRRTPMRKKKKEDDRQKEEAEAESPAEKPLKMMDDISLQLLAKQAKESILPLNDEREQYSALARLVSTAMGGAVEMERLHEFAWVLHISKLKYMFQSNVVPIGFIRKGIYCHRALLFKCLADCIGLSCTLVRGEYNRAWNEVLLFDGTPSSNGRSPQPCRYIVDLMHQPGNLLKANSPAAEQYQTI, encoded by the exons ATGGGAAAGAAAGTGAAGAAGGAGAATGAAACTCCAGGCAAGGAGACG TTTGAACCTGTACTTGTTGAGGGCAGGACCCCAGAAACCGTAGTTCTGCTGCTGAACTCCACAGAGGAGGATATCCTTGTCAAAGCATGTGAAGCAATTCACACGTTTGCAGAAAAAG GAGATGAGAACAAAGTCTCTCTGCTGGGACTTGGGGCATTGGAGCCTCTGTGCAAGCTCATCTctcacaacaacaaactgatCAGACGCAATGCTTTGATGGTCTTGGGTATAATGGCTACCAATG GTGATGTACAGGATGTTCTGAAAAAAATGGATACCATTCCATCAATTGTTGACAAACTGTCACCTGAAG AAGATGTAGTTGTCCATGAGTTTGCAACCCTATGCCTGGCCTCCCTGTCAGTGGACTTCATCTGTAAGGTCCAGATCTCTGATAACAAAGGCCTGCCACCTCTGATCCAGCTCCTATCCAGTCCAGACCCTGATGTCAAGAAGAACTCTCTGGAGATCATCTTCAACCTAGTTCAG GAATTCAACGATCTTCATGCTGAGGCCTTGCAGGTAGTTTCTAATTGTTTGAGTGACAGTGAGACTTTACATCTAATCCAAGAGGATGGAGGACTGACGAGGCTGATGGAGTTTATTCTCACCCCCGACACACCTGACATCCAGTCCAATGCTGTTATATGCATCACCAGGGTTGCACAGAACT CTGAGAATCGCAAACTGCTCCATAAGCAGAACATAGAGAAGGTTCTGGTAGAGCTTCTATCTGTTCCGGATGTCAACGTGACGACACCTACCTGCCAAGCTGTGTCCACAATGAGCAACCACCCCGCTAGCAAAGACAGCTTCAGAGACCTTG ATGGAATCCCCGCAGTTGTACAGTTGCTGAATAATGAGAGTTTGATTCTGAGAGAGGCAGCGACCAGTGCCCTCGTCAGCCTGACAGATAGCAACCAGCTCAATGCATT TGCAGTGTACGAGGCAGGAGGCCATGAGGTTCTTGTCCAGCAGCTCTGTGGAAGCTGTCCCAGGACGGTGGCCAATTCTGCAGCCACGCTTGGCAACATGGCCGGACAGGAGGTCATCCGCTGCAGCATCTTGTCACATGGTGCCATACAGGCCCTGGTGGAGCCGTTGAagtccacaaacacacaggtccTGGTCAGCACTGCGCATTGCCTGGCAGAGTTGACCTGTGATACAGAATCTAGGGCACAG CTACAAAGTGCTGGAGGCCTTCAACCACTCATCAATTTGCTGCACTCCTATCACAAGGAGGTGCTGCATAATGCATGCATGGTTATTAACGTCTGTGCCAGTGATAAGTCTACAGCAGTGGAGATGTGCAaacttgg AGCCCTGGAGATGCTTCAGGACATCAACCAATCAGTGAATCGTAGGAGCAGTTTTAGTGAATTGGCTATGAACAGCCTTCTTAACTCCAACTTGTCTGTTAAATACAGCCTTACAGGTCATCTGGCATTCACTGACAATATCAGTAATGACTTCTACGATGCTGGGAAG gCTTGTGCAGGTCAGAGGATACTGACTTTAGAAGAGTTGTCCAAGCAGCCTGTCAACCAGTACCGCCCAGTCATTGTTGTCAACACAACAAAAGCAGA AGAGACAGCGAATGTGCCAGAGGAGAGTCAGAGTAACCCATCAGAAACAGACACCACCAAGGCAGACAGAAGGACACCCAT gagaaagaagaagaaagaggatgacagacagaaagaagaggccGAGGCAGAATCTCCGGCAGAAAAACCATTGAAGATGATGGATGACATTTCATTACAGCTTCTAGCTAAACAGGCTAAAGAATCCATCCTCCCACTGAATGATGAACGAGAGCAGTATTCTGCTCTGGCCAG gttggTCAGTACAGCCATGGGTGGAGCAGTGGAGATGGAAAGGTTGCATGAGTTTGCGTGGGTGCTGCACATCAGCAAGCTGAAATATATGTTCCAGTCGAATGTTGTTCCTATTGGTTTTATCAGAAAGGGAATCTACTGCCATAGGGCACTTCTCTTTAAG TGTCTGGCTGATTGCATTGGACTGAGCTGCACGCTTGTTAGGGGCGAGTACAACCGCGCTTGGAACGAGGTCCTTCTCTTTGATGGAACTCCATCCAGCAATGGTCGCTCACCACAACCGTGTCGCTACATAGTCGACCTCATGCACCAGCCTGGAAACCTGTTAAAGGCTAATAGCCCTGCTGCTGAGCAATACCAGACTATTTAG
- the armc3 gene encoding armadillo repeat-containing protein 3 isoform X2, with amino-acid sequence MGKKVKKENETPGKETFEPVLVEGRTPETVVLLLNSTEEDILVKACEAIHTFAEKGDENKVSLLGLGALEPLCKLISHNNKLIRRNALMVLGIMATNGDVQDVLKKMDTIPSIVDKLSPEEDVVVHEFATLCLASLSVDFICKVQISDNKGLPPLIQLLSSPDPDVKKNSLEIIFNLVQDYQSRLSVHELGGIPPLLELLMSDFPVIQHLVLKILHNVTTDEESRMTFREQQGFEKLMAILSNMEFNDLHAEALQVVSNCLSDSETLHLIQEDGGLTRLMEFILTPDTPDIQSNAVICITRVAQNSENRKLLHKQNIEKVLVELLSVPDVNVTTPTCQAVSTMSNHPASKDSFRDLDGIPAVVQLLNNESLILREAATSALVSLTDSNQLNAFAVYEAGGHEVLVQQLCGSCPRTVANSAATLGNMAGQEVIRCSILSHGAIQALVEPLKSTNTQVLVSTAHCLAELTCDTESRAQLQSAGGLQPLINLLHSYHKEVLHNACMVINVCASDKSTAVEMCKLGALEMLQDINQSVNRRSSFSELAMNSLLNSNLSVKYSLTGHLAFTDNISNDFYDAGKACAGQRILTLEELSKQPVNQYRPVIVVNTTKAEETANVPEESQSNPSETDTTKADRRTPMRKKKKEDDRQKEEAEAESPAEKPLKMMDDISLQLLAKQAKESILPLNDEREQYSALARLVSTAMGGAVEMERLHEFAWVLHISKLKYMFQSNVVPIGFIRKGIYCHRALLFKCLADCIGLSCTLVRGEYNRAWNEVLLFDGTPSSNGRSPQPCRYIVDLMHQPGNLLKANSPAAEQYQTI; translated from the exons ATGGGAAAGAAAGTGAAGAAGGAGAATGAAACTCCAGGCAAGGAGACG TTTGAACCTGTACTTGTTGAGGGCAGGACCCCAGAAACCGTAGTTCTGCTGCTGAACTCCACAGAGGAGGATATCCTTGTCAAAGCATGTGAAGCAATTCACACGTTTGCAGAAAAAG GAGATGAGAACAAAGTCTCTCTGCTGGGACTTGGGGCATTGGAGCCTCTGTGCAAGCTCATCTctcacaacaacaaactgatCAGACGCAATGCTTTGATGGTCTTGGGTATAATGGCTACCAATG GTGATGTACAGGATGTTCTGAAAAAAATGGATACCATTCCATCAATTGTTGACAAACTGTCACCTGAAG AAGATGTAGTTGTCCATGAGTTTGCAACCCTATGCCTGGCCTCCCTGTCAGTGGACTTCATCTGTAAGGTCCAGATCTCTGATAACAAAGGCCTGCCACCTCTGATCCAGCTCCTATCCAGTCCAGACCCTGATGTCAAGAAGAACTCTCTGGAGATCATCTTCAACCTAGTTCAG GACTACCAAAGCCGCCTGTCAGTACATGAGCTGGGTGGGATCCCTCCACTTCTGGAACTGTTGATGTCGGATTTCCCTGTCATTCAGCATCTGGTTTTAAAGATTCTGCATAATGTCACTACTGATGAAGAATCACGCATGACCTTCAGGGAACAGCAAGGATTTGAGAAGCTCATGGCTATACTCAGTAACATG GAATTCAACGATCTTCATGCTGAGGCCTTGCAGGTAGTTTCTAATTGTTTGAGTGACAGTGAGACTTTACATCTAATCCAAGAGGATGGAGGACTGACGAGGCTGATGGAGTTTATTCTCACCCCCGACACACCTGACATCCAGTCCAATGCTGTTATATGCATCACCAGGGTTGCACAGAACT CTGAGAATCGCAAACTGCTCCATAAGCAGAACATAGAGAAGGTTCTGGTAGAGCTTCTATCTGTTCCGGATGTCAACGTGACGACACCTACCTGCCAAGCTGTGTCCACAATGAGCAACCACCCCGCTAGCAAAGACAGCTTCAGAGACCTTG ATGGAATCCCCGCAGTTGTACAGTTGCTGAATAATGAGAGTTTGATTCTGAGAGAGGCAGCGACCAGTGCCCTCGTCAGCCTGACAGATAGCAACCAGCTCAATGCATT TGCAGTGTACGAGGCAGGAGGCCATGAGGTTCTTGTCCAGCAGCTCTGTGGAAGCTGTCCCAGGACGGTGGCCAATTCTGCAGCCACGCTTGGCAACATGGCCGGACAGGAGGTCATCCGCTGCAGCATCTTGTCACATGGTGCCATACAGGCCCTGGTGGAGCCGTTGAagtccacaaacacacaggtccTGGTCAGCACTGCGCATTGCCTGGCAGAGTTGACCTGTGATACAGAATCTAGGGCACAG CTACAAAGTGCTGGAGGCCTTCAACCACTCATCAATTTGCTGCACTCCTATCACAAGGAGGTGCTGCATAATGCATGCATGGTTATTAACGTCTGTGCCAGTGATAAGTCTACAGCAGTGGAGATGTGCAaacttgg AGCCCTGGAGATGCTTCAGGACATCAACCAATCAGTGAATCGTAGGAGCAGTTTTAGTGAATTGGCTATGAACAGCCTTCTTAACTCCAACTTGTCTGTTAAATACAGCCTTACAGGTCATCTGGCATTCACTGACAATATCAGTAATGACTTCTACGATGCTGGGAAG gCTTGTGCAGGTCAGAGGATACTGACTTTAGAAGAGTTGTCCAAGCAGCCTGTCAACCAGTACCGCCCAGTCATTGTTGTCAACACAACAAAAGCAGA AGAGACAGCGAATGTGCCAGAGGAGAGTCAGAGTAACCCATCAGAAACAGACACCACCAAGGCAGACAGAAGGACACCCAT gagaaagaagaagaaagaggatgacagacagaaagaagaggccGAGGCAGAATCTCCGGCAGAAAAACCATTGAAGATGATGGATGACATTTCATTACAGCTTCTAGCTAAACAGGCTAAAGAATCCATCCTCCCACTGAATGATGAACGAGAGCAGTATTCTGCTCTGGCCAG gttggTCAGTACAGCCATGGGTGGAGCAGTGGAGATGGAAAGGTTGCATGAGTTTGCGTGGGTGCTGCACATCAGCAAGCTGAAATATATGTTCCAGTCGAATGTTGTTCCTATTGGTTTTATCAGAAAGGGAATCTACTGCCATAGGGCACTTCTCTTTAAG TGTCTGGCTGATTGCATTGGACTGAGCTGCACGCTTGTTAGGGGCGAGTACAACCGCGCTTGGAACGAGGTCCTTCTCTTTGATGGAACTCCATCCAGCAATGGTCGCTCACCACAACCGTGTCGCTACATAGTCGACCTCATGCACCAGCCTGGAAACCTGTTAAAGGCTAATAGCCCTGCTGCTGAGCAATACCAGACTATTTAG
- the armc3 gene encoding armadillo repeat-containing protein 3 isoform X1: MGKKVKKENETPGKETFEPVLVEGRTPETVVLLLNSTEEDILVKACEAIHTFAEKGDENKVSLLGLGALEPLCKLISHNNKLIRRNALMVLGIMATNGDVQDVLKKMDTIPSIVDKLSPEEDVVVHEFATLCLASLSVDFICKVQISDNKGLPPLIQLLSSPDPDVKKNSLEIIFNLVQKDYQSRLSVHELGGIPPLLELLMSDFPVIQHLVLKILHNVTTDEESRMTFREQQGFEKLMAILSNMEFNDLHAEALQVVSNCLSDSETLHLIQEDGGLTRLMEFILTPDTPDIQSNAVICITRVAQNSENRKLLHKQNIEKVLVELLSVPDVNVTTPTCQAVSTMSNHPASKDSFRDLDGIPAVVQLLNNESLILREAATSALVSLTDSNQLNAFAVYEAGGHEVLVQQLCGSCPRTVANSAATLGNMAGQEVIRCSILSHGAIQALVEPLKSTNTQVLVSTAHCLAELTCDTESRAQLQSAGGLQPLINLLHSYHKEVLHNACMVINVCASDKSTAVEMCKLGALEMLQDINQSVNRRSSFSELAMNSLLNSNLSVKYSLTGHLAFTDNISNDFYDAGKACAGQRILTLEELSKQPVNQYRPVIVVNTTKAEETANVPEESQSNPSETDTTKADRRTPMRKKKKEDDRQKEEAEAESPAEKPLKMMDDISLQLLAKQAKESILPLNDEREQYSALARLVSTAMGGAVEMERLHEFAWVLHISKLKYMFQSNVVPIGFIRKGIYCHRALLFKCLADCIGLSCTLVRGEYNRAWNEVLLFDGTPSSNGRSPQPCRYIVDLMHQPGNLLKANSPAAEQYQTI; encoded by the exons ATGGGAAAGAAAGTGAAGAAGGAGAATGAAACTCCAGGCAAGGAGACG TTTGAACCTGTACTTGTTGAGGGCAGGACCCCAGAAACCGTAGTTCTGCTGCTGAACTCCACAGAGGAGGATATCCTTGTCAAAGCATGTGAAGCAATTCACACGTTTGCAGAAAAAG GAGATGAGAACAAAGTCTCTCTGCTGGGACTTGGGGCATTGGAGCCTCTGTGCAAGCTCATCTctcacaacaacaaactgatCAGACGCAATGCTTTGATGGTCTTGGGTATAATGGCTACCAATG GTGATGTACAGGATGTTCTGAAAAAAATGGATACCATTCCATCAATTGTTGACAAACTGTCACCTGAAG AAGATGTAGTTGTCCATGAGTTTGCAACCCTATGCCTGGCCTCCCTGTCAGTGGACTTCATCTGTAAGGTCCAGATCTCTGATAACAAAGGCCTGCCACCTCTGATCCAGCTCCTATCCAGTCCAGACCCTGATGTCAAGAAGAACTCTCTGGAGATCATCTTCAACCTAGTTCAG AAGGACTACCAAAGCCGCCTGTCAGTACATGAGCTGGGTGGGATCCCTCCACTTCTGGAACTGTTGATGTCGGATTTCCCTGTCATTCAGCATCTGGTTTTAAAGATTCTGCATAATGTCACTACTGATGAAGAATCACGCATGACCTTCAGGGAACAGCAAGGATTTGAGAAGCTCATGGCTATACTCAGTAACATG GAATTCAACGATCTTCATGCTGAGGCCTTGCAGGTAGTTTCTAATTGTTTGAGTGACAGTGAGACTTTACATCTAATCCAAGAGGATGGAGGACTGACGAGGCTGATGGAGTTTATTCTCACCCCCGACACACCTGACATCCAGTCCAATGCTGTTATATGCATCACCAGGGTTGCACAGAACT CTGAGAATCGCAAACTGCTCCATAAGCAGAACATAGAGAAGGTTCTGGTAGAGCTTCTATCTGTTCCGGATGTCAACGTGACGACACCTACCTGCCAAGCTGTGTCCACAATGAGCAACCACCCCGCTAGCAAAGACAGCTTCAGAGACCTTG ATGGAATCCCCGCAGTTGTACAGTTGCTGAATAATGAGAGTTTGATTCTGAGAGAGGCAGCGACCAGTGCCCTCGTCAGCCTGACAGATAGCAACCAGCTCAATGCATT TGCAGTGTACGAGGCAGGAGGCCATGAGGTTCTTGTCCAGCAGCTCTGTGGAAGCTGTCCCAGGACGGTGGCCAATTCTGCAGCCACGCTTGGCAACATGGCCGGACAGGAGGTCATCCGCTGCAGCATCTTGTCACATGGTGCCATACAGGCCCTGGTGGAGCCGTTGAagtccacaaacacacaggtccTGGTCAGCACTGCGCATTGCCTGGCAGAGTTGACCTGTGATACAGAATCTAGGGCACAG CTACAAAGTGCTGGAGGCCTTCAACCACTCATCAATTTGCTGCACTCCTATCACAAGGAGGTGCTGCATAATGCATGCATGGTTATTAACGTCTGTGCCAGTGATAAGTCTACAGCAGTGGAGATGTGCAaacttgg AGCCCTGGAGATGCTTCAGGACATCAACCAATCAGTGAATCGTAGGAGCAGTTTTAGTGAATTGGCTATGAACAGCCTTCTTAACTCCAACTTGTCTGTTAAATACAGCCTTACAGGTCATCTGGCATTCACTGACAATATCAGTAATGACTTCTACGATGCTGGGAAG gCTTGTGCAGGTCAGAGGATACTGACTTTAGAAGAGTTGTCCAAGCAGCCTGTCAACCAGTACCGCCCAGTCATTGTTGTCAACACAACAAAAGCAGA AGAGACAGCGAATGTGCCAGAGGAGAGTCAGAGTAACCCATCAGAAACAGACACCACCAAGGCAGACAGAAGGACACCCAT gagaaagaagaagaaagaggatgacagacagaaagaagaggccGAGGCAGAATCTCCGGCAGAAAAACCATTGAAGATGATGGATGACATTTCATTACAGCTTCTAGCTAAACAGGCTAAAGAATCCATCCTCCCACTGAATGATGAACGAGAGCAGTATTCTGCTCTGGCCAG gttggTCAGTACAGCCATGGGTGGAGCAGTGGAGATGGAAAGGTTGCATGAGTTTGCGTGGGTGCTGCACATCAGCAAGCTGAAATATATGTTCCAGTCGAATGTTGTTCCTATTGGTTTTATCAGAAAGGGAATCTACTGCCATAGGGCACTTCTCTTTAAG TGTCTGGCTGATTGCATTGGACTGAGCTGCACGCTTGTTAGGGGCGAGTACAACCGCGCTTGGAACGAGGTCCTTCTCTTTGATGGAACTCCATCCAGCAATGGTCGCTCACCACAACCGTGTCGCTACATAGTCGACCTCATGCACCAGCCTGGAAACCTGTTAAAGGCTAATAGCCCTGCTGCTGAGCAATACCAGACTATTTAG